A single region of the Lacipirellulaceae bacterium genome encodes:
- a CDS encoding TIGR03032 family protein, giving the protein MASPKKPAPIEVVAHGEFLEWLESTGGTLLVTTYNSGKLASFSVGKGGLHVKVWKFPRPMGMAIRGNKIALAAREYLRVFSKAESNLFTLETKYATGRLDMHDVAFGRRGIYFMNTKFNCLARPSSRVNFLRSWQPSFIEEMRPKDCCHLNGLGMCEGRPTMVTAFGETSEPKGWRSLDRLTSGVVIDVAKNETVVSGLCMPHSPRWHDSQWWLCNSGIGGLEKFDPLTGTRTTVSELPGFTRGLSFVGKVALVGLSKIREKHILDTPLLRKAESTVQAGVAAVEADTGRLIGRLEFTKGGSEVYEVTFVPGVKRVEFHDESE; this is encoded by the coding sequence ATGGCCTCGCCCAAAAAGCCTGCCCCTATCGAAGTTGTGGCTCACGGTGAGTTCCTGGAATGGCTCGAATCAACCGGCGGCACGCTCTTGGTGACGACCTATAATTCGGGGAAACTTGCATCGTTTTCTGTCGGCAAGGGCGGCCTGCACGTCAAAGTCTGGAAGTTTCCGCGGCCAATGGGCATGGCCATTCGTGGTAACAAGATCGCGTTGGCTGCACGTGAGTACCTGCGTGTTTTTTCTAAAGCTGAGTCGAATCTATTCACTCTCGAAACGAAATACGCAACGGGCAGACTCGACATGCACGACGTGGCATTCGGACGCCGTGGGATCTATTTCATGAACACGAAGTTCAACTGTTTGGCACGTCCCAGTTCGCGAGTTAATTTTTTGCGAAGCTGGCAACCTAGTTTCATTGAGGAGATGCGCCCGAAGGATTGCTGCCATCTCAACGGACTGGGAATGTGCGAAGGCCGACCCACGATGGTGACCGCGTTTGGGGAAACGAGCGAGCCAAAAGGCTGGCGCAGTCTTGACCGTTTAACCAGCGGTGTGGTGATCGATGTCGCGAAGAATGAGACCGTGGTCAGCGGCCTCTGCATGCCTCACTCACCACGTTGGCATGACAGTCAGTGGTGGCTTTGCAACTCAGGCATCGGTGGCTTGGAAAAGTTCGACCCATTGACCGGCACCCGCACGACCGTTAGCGAATTGCCTGGCTTCACCCGTGGGCTTTCTTTTGTTGGGAAGGTGGCGCTCGTGGGATTGTCGAAGATCCGCGAGAAGCACATTCTTGATACGCCACTGCTGCGCAAAGCTGAGTCCACGGTCCAAGCTGGCGTGGCTGCCGTGGAAGCCGATACGGGACGATTGATCGGCAGGCTCGAATTCACCAAGGGGGGGAGCGAAGTCTATGAAGTCACCTTCGTGCCAGGGGTGAAGCGAGTCGAGTTTCACGATGAGTCTGAGTAA
- a CDS encoding DUF1501 domain-containing protein → MNHQEHLAKLTVEQATRRHFLRDCVAGLGGFGLAGLLAENSLGSASPIQRNPAKPLAPLDPHFKPRAKRVIFLHMAGAPSQLDLFEHKPELARLDGEDCPASLMEGQRFAFIRGVPKLLGPQFKFAQHGESGTWLSDRLPHFAKVVDKVCFVRNMQTDQFNHGPAQLLIHTGNQNLGYGSIGSWVTYGLGSENQNLPGYVVLLSGGKFPSAGKSTWGSGFLPSVYQGVQCRSQGDPVLFLSNPKGIDTDLRGSIVDAINDVNRQTYQEFNDPETVTRIAQYEMAYRMQMSATDAMDLNDEPQHIKDLYGSEPGKESFANNCLLARRLVERGVRYVQLFDWGWDAHGAAESEAINHGFKRKCKDIDQPMSALLLDLEQRGLLEDTLVVWSGEFGRTPMRENRGGAEMKFVGRDHHPNAFTLWMAGGGVKPGFSYGETDPVGYATVGESVHVRDMHATLMHLLGINHEKLIFPSQGLDQKLTGVIKARVVNEIVA, encoded by the coding sequence ATGAATCATCAGGAACATTTGGCCAAGCTGACGGTCGAACAAGCCACGCGACGGCACTTCCTCAGAGATTGTGTTGCCGGTTTGGGTGGTTTTGGTCTGGCAGGTCTTTTGGCAGAAAACTCGCTCGGCTCTGCTTCTCCCATCCAGCGAAATCCAGCAAAGCCGTTGGCGCCACTCGATCCGCATTTCAAACCGCGTGCGAAGCGAGTGATTTTCCTGCATATGGCGGGAGCTCCGAGCCAGTTGGACCTTTTCGAGCACAAGCCGGAGTTGGCCCGACTCGATGGGGAGGATTGCCCCGCTTCGTTGATGGAGGGGCAGCGGTTTGCGTTCATCCGCGGCGTGCCGAAGCTGCTTGGACCTCAGTTTAAGTTTGCCCAGCATGGCGAATCGGGCACTTGGCTGTCGGACCGCTTGCCGCACTTCGCGAAAGTAGTCGACAAGGTCTGCTTTGTGAGAAACATGCAGACCGACCAATTCAATCACGGCCCGGCACAGTTGTTGATCCACACTGGGAACCAGAATCTGGGTTACGGTTCGATTGGCTCCTGGGTCACTTATGGCCTGGGGTCGGAAAACCAAAACCTTCCCGGCTACGTGGTGCTGCTCTCCGGCGGTAAGTTTCCCAGCGCGGGCAAAAGCACTTGGGGATCAGGCTTCTTGCCCTCGGTCTATCAGGGCGTGCAATGCCGTTCGCAGGGCGACCCGGTGTTGTTCTTGTCGAACCCCAAGGGCATCGACACTGACTTGCGTGGCAGTATCGTTGATGCGATTAATGATGTGAATCGACAGACTTATCAGGAGTTCAACGACCCTGAAACCGTCACACGGATTGCGCAGTACGAAATGGCGTATCGCATGCAAATGAGCGCTACCGATGCGATGGACTTGAACGACGAGCCACAGCACATCAAAGATCTCTACGGCTCCGAGCCGGGCAAGGAGAGCTTCGCCAACAATTGCCTTTTGGCGCGTCGTTTAGTGGAACGCGGCGTGAGATACGTGCAACTGTTTGATTGGGGTTGGGACGCTCACGGGGCTGCCGAGAGCGAAGCGATTAATCACGGCTTCAAACGCAAGTGTAAGGACATCGATCAGCCCATGTCTGCCCTGCTTCTCGATCTCGAACAACGGGGCCTGCTCGAAGATACACTCGTTGTCTGGTCGGGTGAGTTCGGTCGGACACCGATGCGTGAAAACCGTGGTGGAGCGGAAATGAAGTTCGTGGGCCGTGACCATCATCCGAATGCCTTTACGCTCTGGATGGCAGGTGGAGGAGTCAAGCCCGGATTTAGCTACGGCGAGACAGACCCGGTTGGGTATGCGACGGTCGGCGAGTCGGTCCATGTCCGTGACATGCACGCGACGCTGATGCACCTCTTGGGCATCAACCACGAAAAGCTCATTTTCCCGTCGCAGGGTCTCGACCAGAAACTCACGGGTGTGATCAAAGCTCGCGTGGTCAATGAGATCGTCGCGTAA
- a CDS encoding PSD1 and planctomycete cytochrome C domain-containing protein, with protein MNSVSHRLAILLALFSGLDLSRTQAESDSSEGFPREVSFNEHIRPIFAKHCVACHGGVKEASGVSFIYRESAIGEGDSGERAIVPGDVDSSYLIERVSDPDPDFRMPPAEHGPALAPHDVALLKRWIEQGAKWQEHWAFVLPETTEPPRVSDKNWPRNAMDHFILARLDEEGLKPAGEGNRASWLRRATLDLTGLPPTAEEYESFKSDDSVDAYEKVVDRLLASSAYGERWASMWLDLARYADTMGYEKDPHRNIWPYRDWLIRAFNDDMPFDEFTIKQLAGDLLSEATLEDRIATAFHRNTQTNTEGGTDDEEFRTAAVIDRVNTTWQVWGATTFRCVQCHSHPYDPIRHDEYYKFLSLFNTSRDMDQPDEFPVANVPAKQEDWQRADELDAKAAGLREAIFQQTDAIAQDANVWNPAEISKADSTGQTQLKIATDSSQKISEVIAEGTITANSTYTIDTKLPEGIRELTALRIDALPKDLEAAIRTPEMGFVLSILRVHLIDENGKEISEVKFADAFCDEPHPKFDPKKSLEHNGEGWADHTKISFPRYGVFVTSQPVPVPPGSGLRLSMRFSMSATGAIALCIQRGQFSVSDSKRWTELLSDDGFRELQSELAEVKKQRNAIEGIKLPVMAELPDELQRRSFVFTRGNWLDKGEEVESDIPALFGSLPEESADRLAMARWLVSKENPLTARVMVNRLWEQLFGMGIVETVEDFGTSGTLPSHPELLDHLALRFQNDHQWSVKKLLRSIVLSATYRQSSHATPEKVERDRQNRLLARGPRQRLTAEMVRDQALLFSGKLSRKMYGKPVMPPQPDGIWRSVYSGAKWEVSEGENRYRRAIYTYWKRTSGYPSFITFDMPSREVCSLRRITTNTPLQALVTLNDEAFVELAQEFAKRITEIEQSPQDSIAAGYALAVGQEIGADKLGRLVELYETALAKFDDDPDAARQLAETREEFAMTIVANAMLNLDEVLSR; from the coding sequence ATGAATTCTGTTTCCCACAGGCTTGCTATCCTACTTGCTCTCTTCAGTGGTCTCGACTTGTCGAGGACCCAGGCGGAGAGTGACTCGAGCGAAGGTTTTCCGCGAGAGGTCAGCTTCAACGAACATATCCGACCCATCTTCGCGAAGCACTGCGTTGCCTGCCACGGTGGTGTGAAGGAGGCGAGCGGCGTCTCTTTCATCTATCGAGAATCAGCAATCGGTGAAGGAGACTCCGGCGAACGTGCCATCGTCCCTGGCGACGTCGATTCCTCGTACTTGATCGAGCGCGTTTCCGATCCCGACCCTGACTTCCGCATGCCACCCGCGGAACACGGACCGGCACTCGCGCCGCACGACGTCGCTCTATTGAAGCGGTGGATTGAGCAAGGAGCCAAATGGCAGGAACATTGGGCTTTCGTATTACCAGAAACCACAGAGCCACCGAGAGTCAGCGACAAGAATTGGCCGAGAAACGCCATGGACCATTTCATCCTTGCCCGTCTGGACGAGGAAGGGTTGAAGCCCGCCGGGGAGGGAAACCGTGCCTCATGGTTGCGACGCGCGACTCTCGACCTGACAGGGCTTCCGCCAACTGCGGAGGAGTACGAGTCGTTTAAGAGTGACGATTCAGTCGATGCTTACGAGAAGGTGGTCGATCGACTGCTCGCCTCGTCCGCTTATGGCGAGCGTTGGGCTTCGATGTGGCTCGACCTGGCCCGGTACGCTGACACGATGGGGTATGAGAAGGACCCGCACCGCAACATCTGGCCTTATCGCGATTGGCTCATTCGTGCTTTCAACGACGACATGCCGTTCGACGAGTTTACAATTAAACAACTCGCCGGCGATTTACTCTCCGAGGCGACGCTTGAAGATCGCATCGCCACCGCGTTCCATCGCAATACGCAAACGAATACCGAAGGGGGCACCGACGACGAGGAATTTCGCACCGCGGCAGTGATTGATCGGGTGAATACCACGTGGCAGGTCTGGGGAGCCACAACTTTCCGCTGCGTGCAATGTCACTCGCATCCGTACGATCCGATTCGCCATGACGAGTACTACAAGTTCCTGTCATTGTTCAACACGAGCCGCGACATGGATCAGCCAGATGAGTTCCCTGTCGCAAACGTACCCGCGAAGCAAGAGGACTGGCAGCGTGCTGACGAACTCGATGCCAAAGCTGCCGGATTACGCGAGGCGATTTTCCAGCAGACTGACGCGATTGCTCAAGACGCCAATGTTTGGAATCCGGCTGAAATCAGCAAAGCCGATTCGACAGGTCAGACGCAACTAAAGATAGCAACGGATTCGTCCCAAAAGATCAGCGAGGTGATAGCCGAGGGCACGATCACCGCGAACTCTACATACACAATTGATACGAAGCTGCCCGAAGGGATCCGCGAACTGACCGCTCTGAGAATCGACGCGTTGCCGAAAGACTTAGAAGCTGCGATCCGCACCCCTGAGATGGGATTCGTGCTGAGCATCCTCCGGGTGCATTTGATTGACGAGAACGGAAAGGAGATCAGCGAAGTCAAATTCGCCGATGCTTTCTGCGACGAGCCGCACCCGAAGTTCGACCCAAAGAAAAGCCTCGAACACAACGGCGAAGGTTGGGCGGACCACACGAAGATTTCATTCCCACGCTACGGAGTGTTTGTTACCAGCCAACCTGTGCCCGTTCCTCCGGGCAGCGGACTTCGTCTTTCGATGCGTTTTAGTATGTCCGCAACTGGGGCGATCGCGCTCTGTATCCAGCGGGGACAGTTTTCCGTCTCGGACAGCAAGCGTTGGACGGAGCTGCTTTCTGACGACGGGTTTCGAGAACTCCAAAGCGAACTCGCGGAGGTGAAGAAGCAGCGCAATGCCATTGAAGGCATCAAGTTGCCAGTCATGGCGGAGCTTCCCGATGAGCTGCAGCGGCGCAGCTTCGTATTCACCCGTGGTAATTGGCTCGACAAGGGCGAAGAGGTTGAGTCCGACATTCCGGCCTTATTCGGTAGCTTGCCCGAGGAATCAGCAGACCGCTTGGCGATGGCACGCTGGCTTGTTTCCAAAGAGAATCCGCTGACCGCTCGTGTCATGGTCAACCGACTATGGGAGCAACTGTTTGGGATGGGAATTGTTGAGACGGTCGAAGACTTCGGCACCTCCGGTACCCTGCCCTCTCATCCCGAGTTGCTTGATCACCTCGCGCTAAGATTCCAGAACGACCATCAGTGGAGTGTGAAGAAACTGCTGCGCAGCATCGTTCTCTCAGCAACCTACCGCCAATCGAGCCACGCCACCCCAGAGAAAGTCGAGCGAGACCGCCAGAACCGCTTGCTCGCCCGCGGTCCGCGGCAACGTCTCACGGCAGAGATGGTGCGTGATCAGGCGTTGCTTTTCTCTGGCAAGCTCTCCCGCAAAATGTACGGTAAGCCAGTGATGCCGCCGCAACCGGACGGCATTTGGCGATCAGTTTATAGCGGTGCCAAGTGGGAAGTCTCCGAAGGAGAGAACCGCTACCGCCGTGCGATTTATACCTATTGGAAACGAACCAGCGGCTATCCCAGCTTTATCACCTTCGACATGCCCAGCCGCGAGGTTTGCTCGCTGCGACGCATAACAACCAACACTCCGCTGCAAGCCTTAGTGACGCTGAACGACGAAGCGTTTGTCGAGTTGGCTCAAGAGTTTGCGAAACGGATAACCGAAATCGAGCAGTCACCCCAGGATAGCATTGCCGCGGGTTACGCCCTAGCCGTTGGGCAAGAGATTGGAGCGGACAAGCTTGGTCGACTGGTTGAACTTTATGAAACGGCTCTCGCGAAATTCGATGACGATCCCGACGCTGCCAGGCAACTGGCGGAAACACGCGAAGAATTCGCGATGACGATCGTCGCCAACGCGATGTTGAATTTGGATGAGGTCCTATCTCGATGA
- the galE gene encoding UDP-glucose 4-epimerase GalE — protein MNVLLTGGAGYVGSHAARMLRLAGHEAWVYDNLSYGHRQAVPADRFIEGDLMNGAQLAAAFRDHQIDAVMHFAAFAYVGESVSDPAKYYQNNVVGTLSLLEAMRATNVKKIVFSSTCATYGIPEIVPITEAEKQAPINPYGFTKLVIEHALKDYAAAYGFGYAALRYFNASGAADDGSIGEDHSPETHLIPLVLDVALGKREEIKIFGDDYDTPDGTCIRDYIHVDDLATAHIAALQRLEPGKGLCLNLGTGEGASVKEVIDACREVTGHEIPATTVDRRPGDPDRLVADARLARKTLDWEPKYVGIKPIVQSAWEWHRDHPNGFEQ, from the coding sequence ATGAATGTGCTTTTAACCGGCGGCGCAGGATATGTAGGATCGCACGCAGCCAGAATGCTTCGCCTGGCAGGGCACGAGGCTTGGGTCTACGACAATCTCAGCTACGGCCATCGTCAAGCGGTCCCTGCGGACCGCTTCATCGAAGGCGACCTCATGAATGGTGCCCAGCTAGCGGCTGCTTTTCGCGACCACCAGATCGATGCCGTCATGCACTTCGCGGCCTTTGCTTATGTCGGCGAGTCAGTTTCCGACCCCGCGAAGTATTACCAGAACAATGTTGTTGGGACGCTCTCACTGCTAGAAGCAATGCGGGCGACCAACGTCAAGAAAATCGTCTTCTCCAGCACATGTGCGACTTACGGAATCCCTGAGATTGTCCCAATCACCGAGGCTGAAAAACAAGCGCCAATCAACCCTTACGGTTTTACCAAACTCGTCATCGAGCACGCCCTGAAGGACTACGCAGCCGCTTACGGTTTCGGCTATGCCGCGCTCCGCTACTTCAATGCCTCGGGTGCTGCCGATGATGGATCGATTGGTGAAGATCATTCGCCCGAGACGCATTTGATTCCACTGGTCCTCGATGTTGCCCTGGGGAAACGCGAGGAGATCAAGATCTTCGGCGACGACTACGACACGCCCGACGGGACTTGCATCCGCGATTACATTCACGTGGACGATCTGGCGACCGCACACATCGCCGCGCTCCAGCGGCTAGAACCTGGTAAAGGGCTTTGCTTGAACCTGGGCACTGGAGAAGGAGCCAGCGTGAAGGAAGTGATCGACGCCTGCCGCGAAGTAACAGGACATGAGATCCCCGCTACAACGGTCGATCGCCGCCCAGGGGACCCTGACAGGCTTGTCGCCGACGCACGTCTCGCTCGTAAGACCCTCGACTGGGAGCCCAAGTATGTCGGCATCAAGCCGATTGTGCAGTCCGCCTGGGAGTGGCATCGCGACCATCCGAACGGGTTTGAGCAATAG
- a CDS encoding cupin-like domain-containing protein, protein MSTPSNNQSLLENWTQKTFDTVEEGVLVARHKLEETGLFSDEALAEIIDSHPPEHLGVSTMGVDPNVFDWREGHRDGESGAELVELLKSGQLWVNIRRLLDFHPEHAAAIHSMYDEIEQNKSGFKAENRTANLLLSSPTAWVPYHVDMPVNMLWHIRGSKRVWVYPPFDTRFASIEVLEKVCSGEWSEDVPYSTDYDRYALVFDAKPGELITWPQLTPHRVRNLEGLNVSLSTEHKNARARRRLNVHNANYHLRKSFGVTPRSIEVDGPIAHSKQWLARAFRYADKFAGKEKEQFVYPKSFVVDANAPHGYRILEGQEHAVVAPHEELEPVAS, encoded by the coding sequence ATGTCGACCCCATCGAACAATCAATCGCTACTTGAAAACTGGACACAGAAAACTTTCGACACGGTTGAAGAGGGCGTGTTGGTCGCTCGGCACAAGCTGGAAGAAACAGGTTTGTTTTCCGACGAAGCATTGGCGGAAATAATCGACTCGCATCCCCCCGAACATCTTGGTGTCAGCACGATGGGCGTTGACCCGAACGTCTTTGATTGGCGTGAGGGACATCGTGATGGTGAGTCTGGGGCAGAGTTGGTAGAACTCCTCAAGAGCGGCCAGCTCTGGGTGAACATTCGTCGGCTGTTGGATTTCCATCCTGAGCACGCTGCAGCCATTCATTCGATGTACGACGAGATCGAACAGAACAAGTCAGGCTTCAAAGCGGAGAATCGCACAGCGAATCTCTTGCTTTCCTCGCCAACGGCTTGGGTTCCCTACCACGTCGATATGCCAGTAAACATGCTCTGGCATATCCGTGGTTCGAAGCGTGTTTGGGTCTATCCTCCGTTTGATACGCGATTTGCCTCCATCGAAGTGCTAGAGAAGGTTTGCTCAGGCGAATGGTCTGAGGATGTCCCTTACAGTACGGACTACGATCGCTACGCTTTGGTTTTCGATGCCAAGCCTGGCGAACTGATCACGTGGCCTCAACTGACGCCGCATCGTGTGAGGAACTTGGAGGGGTTGAACGTTTCGCTCTCGACTGAGCATAAGAATGCCCGTGCCCGTCGTCGATTGAACGTTCACAACGCGAACTATCACCTTCGCAAGAGCTTTGGCGTGACGCCGAGGAGTATCGAAGTCGACGGACCGATCGCCCACAGCAAGCAGTGGTTAGCGCGTGCCTTCCGCTACGCGGACAAATTCGCTGGCAAAGAAAAGGAACAATTCGTTTATCCGAAGAGCTTCGTGGTCGATGCGAACGCTCCGCACGGGTACCGGATTCTCGAAGGTCAAGAGCATGCTGTGGTTGCTCCTCACGAAGAGTTGGAGCCAGTGGCCAGCTGA
- a CDS encoding sodium:solute symporter family protein: protein MNLPLLIAAEAAKTPPSGLTQFWIILGYLCLLVGLGFFASRMFTGTKSDYQLASHSIGPFLLLMSIFGTTMTAFALLGSTGEAFKEGVGVYGMLASSSGIIHSLCFFVVGIRLWSFGKRYGYATQIQFFRDRLDSDLIGLLLFPILVSLVIPYLLIGVMGSGTVIQTMTAGAFPDVEAFKTDSPATSFGVPKYLGSLVVCCVVLSYVFFGGMRGTAWANAFQTIVFMVLGVVTFCVIANRLGGEESLLANLRKLGEAIPPEKATRMEMSKTKFFSYLLIPLSVGMFPHLFQHWLTAKSAKSFRLSVVAHPLFIMIVWVPCVLIGVWATTDLIPANVPIPKNPNAVLTVLVKSLTSPLLGGLLTAGILAAIMSSLDSQFLCIGTMFTNDIATHYGGKGRFTDRQEVMLTRGFIIAIVALTYWFSLYEAKSVFTLGVWCFSGFASLFPLVLAAVYWRGLTKPGAYACVIATIAAWFYLFRESGYGKNRSYAIDLFGYEVMPVAGIFLASAAALVGVSLITSPPKEETLRKFFAERA from the coding sequence ATGAACTTGCCTTTGTTGATAGCGGCAGAAGCTGCCAAGACTCCGCCCTCAGGGCTGACACAATTCTGGATCATTCTCGGTTATCTCTGCCTGCTTGTGGGCCTTGGCTTCTTTGCCAGTCGCATGTTCACGGGCACGAAGAGTGACTACCAGTTGGCAAGCCACTCGATTGGGCCGTTCTTGCTGCTGATGAGCATCTTCGGCACAACGATGACCGCCTTCGCTCTACTTGGTTCGACGGGCGAAGCGTTTAAGGAAGGCGTCGGCGTGTACGGAATGTTGGCTTCCTCCAGCGGCATTATCCATTCGCTTTGCTTCTTCGTGGTCGGCATTCGGCTCTGGTCGTTTGGGAAGAGATATGGTTACGCGACTCAAATTCAGTTTTTCCGTGACCGACTGGATAGCGACTTAATTGGATTGCTCCTATTTCCGATCCTTGTTTCCTTGGTGATTCCTTATTTGCTGATCGGCGTCATGGGCAGTGGAACGGTGATTCAGACAATGACCGCCGGTGCTTTTCCTGATGTTGAGGCTTTCAAGACCGATTCTCCGGCAACCAGTTTTGGCGTGCCGAAGTACCTCGGCTCTCTAGTCGTCTGCTGTGTCGTGCTTAGTTATGTGTTTTTCGGCGGGATGCGCGGCACTGCCTGGGCGAATGCGTTTCAAACGATCGTGTTTATGGTGCTTGGAGTAGTCACGTTTTGTGTGATTGCTAATCGGCTCGGTGGCGAGGAGTCGCTGCTGGCGAACCTCCGCAAGCTGGGCGAAGCGATTCCGCCCGAGAAGGCCACGCGGATGGAAATGTCGAAGACCAAGTTCTTTAGCTATCTCTTGATTCCGCTCTCTGTAGGGATGTTCCCGCACTTATTCCAGCATTGGTTGACTGCCAAGAGCGCCAAGAGTTTCCGCCTTTCAGTCGTCGCGCATCCGCTGTTCATCATGATCGTTTGGGTGCCTTGCGTGCTGATTGGTGTCTGGGCGACCACGGACTTGATTCCTGCCAATGTGCCGATCCCCAAGAATCCCAATGCGGTGCTCACGGTACTGGTGAAGAGCCTCACCTCGCCTCTGCTTGGCGGATTATTAACCGCTGGGATTTTAGCGGCGATCATGTCTTCGCTCGACAGTCAGTTTCTTTGCATTGGCACCATGTTCACTAACGACATTGCGACCCACTATGGAGGCAAAGGCCGCTTCACCGACCGTCAGGAAGTGATGCTCACTCGCGGGTTTATCATCGCCATTGTTGCATTGACCTACTGGTTCAGCCTCTACGAAGCGAAAAGCGTCTTTACGCTGGGCGTGTGGTGCTTCAGCGGATTTGCAAGCCTGTTTCCCCTCGTCCTGGCGGCTGTCTACTGGCGTGGGCTAACCAAACCGGGGGCGTACGCTTGCGTTATCGCCACCATCGCGGCTTGGTTTTACCTGTTCCGCGAGTCAGGCTATGGAAAGAACCGCAGCTACGCGATCGATCTGTTTGGCTATGAAGTGATGCCAGTGGCAGGCATCTTCCTAGCCTCCGCAGCAGCCCTCGTGGGCGTTTCGCTGATTACGTCGCCGCCGAAAGAAGAGACGCTGCGGAAGTTCTTCGCCGAACGAGCTTAG
- a CDS encoding DUF3311 domain-containing protein, which produces MLRFIWPLVLLLIVLHQDDWNWEDGTLVFGFIPKGLFYHACISVAAATTWLLVVLFCWPKQLDEENGNEGGSPS; this is translated from the coding sequence ATGCTTCGTTTCATCTGGCCATTAGTCCTCCTGCTGATTGTTCTGCATCAAGACGATTGGAACTGGGAGGACGGCACCCTTGTGTTTGGTTTTATCCCAAAGGGGCTCTTCTACCACGCCTGCATCTCGGTCGCGGCTGCGACGACTTGGCTGCTCGTGGTACTTTTTTGTTGGCCAAAGCAGCTCGATGAAGAGAACGGTAACGAGGGGGGGAGCCCCTCATGA
- a CDS encoding NAD(P)/FAD-dependent oxidoreductase, whose product MSFDSQYDCLVMGGGPAGSTAATLIAQAGFKTLLVEREKFPRPHVGESLMPETYWTFERLGMLEKLKRSGYAKKVGVQFVNNTGKESAPFFFRSHDDHESSETWHVDRAEFDQMLFENAAENGAEVQQEVRVVEVLLEETSSGNKRAVGAKLQFKDLDGSLKSQEVKAKVVVDATGQQAILGSRIGGRTINPKLKKASLWKHYRGGERDESGGGVKTIILQNEDQTAWFWYIPQANDIVSVGVVGDREYLLKGRGDFEKTWQEELAKCPGVVERLRDAEPTDELVAAKEFSYTTEQSAGDGWVLVGDAWGFIDPVYSSGVYFALKSAEQAADCVIEALQTGDISGEALGRWVGQFNQQTALIRKLVYAFYSPEFRVGKFIAEHPQHQEELVDLLIGRVFDGREGKIFDDLEPWLAAQRA is encoded by the coding sequence GTGAGTTTCGACTCCCAATACGACTGCCTTGTCATGGGTGGTGGGCCGGCTGGTTCAACTGCCGCAACCTTGATTGCCCAAGCTGGGTTCAAAACACTCCTCGTGGAGCGAGAGAAATTTCCACGACCCCACGTGGGCGAATCTCTCATGCCGGAGACGTATTGGACCTTTGAACGGTTAGGAATGCTGGAAAAGCTCAAGCGTTCAGGCTACGCCAAGAAAGTGGGCGTCCAGTTCGTCAATAACACCGGCAAAGAGTCGGCCCCCTTCTTCTTTCGATCACATGATGATCACGAATCAAGCGAAACCTGGCATGTCGATCGTGCTGAATTCGACCAAATGCTTTTTGAGAACGCCGCGGAGAACGGTGCCGAAGTCCAGCAAGAGGTCCGAGTCGTAGAAGTTCTGCTCGAAGAAACCTCCTCGGGCAATAAGCGTGCCGTCGGTGCCAAGCTTCAGTTTAAGGATCTGGACGGCAGCTTGAAGTCCCAAGAGGTCAAAGCCAAGGTAGTTGTCGATGCCACCGGACAGCAGGCAATTCTCGGTTCTCGTATCGGCGGTCGAACGATCAATCCAAAGCTGAAGAAGGCATCGCTCTGGAAGCACTATCGCGGCGGCGAGCGGGATGAGTCGGGTGGCGGAGTGAAAACAATCATCTTGCAGAATGAAGACCAGACTGCTTGGTTCTGGTACATTCCGCAGGCCAACGACATCGTCAGCGTTGGAGTGGTCGGTGATCGAGAGTACCTTCTCAAAGGACGTGGCGATTTCGAGAAAACATGGCAGGAGGAATTGGCGAAGTGCCCCGGCGTCGTAGAACGGCTACGCGATGCTGAGCCTACCGACGAACTGGTTGCCGCGAAGGAATTTTCTTACACCACAGAGCAGTCTGCGGGCGATGGCTGGGTCTTGGTAGGAGATGCCTGGGGGTTTATTGATCCTGTGTACTCCTCAGGCGTTTACTTTGCGTTGAAATCTGCCGAACAAGCCGCCGATTGTGTCATCGAAGCATTGCAAACGGGCGATATATCAGGGGAAGCTCTGGGGCGTTGGGTTGGGCAATTCAATCAGCAGACCGCATTGATTCGCAAGTTGGTCTACGCCTTCTACTCACCTGAATTTCGCGTCGGGAAGTTCATCGCTGAGCATCCTCAACATCAGGAAGAGCTGGTTGATCTATTAATCGGTCGAGTCTTTGATGGGCGTGAAGGCAAGATCTTCGACGACCTCGAGCCCTGGCTGGCAGCACAACGCGCTTAA